A single window of Modestobacter italicus DNA harbors:
- a CDS encoding SGNH/GDSL hydrolase family protein — protein sequence MRRLLLVLLLGTLLTSAGCSSSPSGPPVAGPSGSSAPVAPGTSGAPTPAPAEDPTVVFLGDSYTVGVGGTGYVARTAAELGWVAYAQGESGTGYRNPSTTPGQTVFGDRIAGVVAADPDVVVVQGSTNDVGERPRLVQAAATDLYAALHTALPAARLVVLGPLSPPDVDAGAVLALRDALAAAASAAGLPYIDPVAGGWLTPPDGLFADGLHPNDAGYAQLSDDLAAALHRLGY from the coding sequence GTGCGCCGGCTCCTCCTCGTCCTCCTCCTGGGGACGCTCCTCACCTCAGCCGGGTGCAGCAGCTCCCCGTCCGGCCCGCCCGTCGCCGGCCCGTCCGGCTCCTCGGCACCGGTGGCACCCGGGACGTCGGGGGCGCCGACCCCTGCTCCCGCCGAGGACCCCACCGTGGTCTTCCTCGGCGACTCCTACACCGTGGGAGTGGGCGGCACCGGCTACGTGGCCCGGACGGCGGCCGAGCTCGGCTGGGTGGCCTACGCGCAGGGGGAGTCCGGCACCGGGTACCGCAACCCGAGCACCACACCGGGCCAGACCGTGTTCGGGGACCGGATCGCCGGGGTGGTGGCCGCCGACCCCGACGTCGTCGTGGTCCAGGGCAGCACCAACGACGTCGGCGAGCGACCGAGGCTGGTCCAGGCCGCGGCGACGGACCTGTACGCGGCGCTGCACACCGCCCTGCCGGCGGCCCGGCTGGTCGTCCTCGGGCCGCTGTCCCCGCCCGACGTCGACGCCGGGGCGGTCCTCGCGCTGCGGGACGCGCTGGCGGCGGCGGCCAGCGCGGCCGGGCTGCCCTACATCGACCCGGTCGCCGGTGGCTGGCTGACCCCGCCGGACGGGCTCTTCGCCGACGGCCTCCACCCCAACGACGCGGGCTACGCCCAGCTGTCCGACGACCTCGCGGCCGCGCTGCACCGGCTCGGGTACTGA